One window of Methylococcus sp. EFPC2 genomic DNA carries:
- the flgF gene encoding flagellar basal-body rod protein FlgF, with the protein MDRSLFVAMSGAKEILLAQNANANNLANVNTTAFKADLEQFRSQPLFGPGHPSRVFAMSERTGVDLSAGPQVTTGRNLDMAINGEGWFAVQAKDGTEAYTRAGELHIDEQGRLLNGQGLPVIGAGGPITLPPADKVDIGIDGTVSIIPQGSNAAGLAQLDQLKLVNPPRSELEKGLDGLMRRASGQPAPANPDVKLASGVLETSNVSSVEEMVRMIELQRHYEMQIKMMKAVEDNEAASAQLMRMG; encoded by the coding sequence ATGGATCGCAGTCTATTTGTCGCCATGAGCGGGGCCAAGGAGATACTCCTGGCCCAAAACGCCAACGCCAACAATCTGGCCAACGTCAACACCACCGCGTTCAAGGCCGACCTGGAGCAGTTTCGCAGCCAGCCCTTGTTCGGACCCGGACATCCGAGCCGGGTATTCGCCATGTCGGAGCGCACCGGTGTCGATTTGTCGGCGGGACCGCAGGTCACCACGGGACGGAATCTTGACATGGCCATCAATGGCGAAGGCTGGTTCGCCGTGCAGGCCAAGGACGGCACGGAGGCCTATACGCGGGCAGGGGAATTGCATATCGACGAACAAGGACGGTTGCTGAATGGACAGGGGCTGCCGGTGATCGGCGCCGGCGGGCCTATCACGCTACCACCGGCGGACAAGGTGGACATCGGGATAGACGGAACGGTCAGCATCATCCCGCAGGGCTCCAACGCTGCGGGACTGGCGCAGTTGGACCAGCTCAAGCTGGTCAACCCGCCCCGCAGCGAATTGGAAAAAGGCCTGGACGGCCTGATGCGCCGGGCGAGCGGACAGCCGGCTCCGGCCAACCCCGATGTGAAGCTGGCGAGCGGGGTTTTGGAAACCAGCAACGTGAGCTCGGTGGAAGAAATGGTCCGCATGATAGAGCTGCAGCGGCATTACGAGATGCAGATCAAGATGATGAAGGCCGTCGAAGACAACGAAGCGGCCAGCGCCCAGCTCATGCGCATGGGCTGA
- the flgH gene encoding flagellar basal body L-ring protein FlgH — protein sequence MKRLIPLFLVATQWVGCASLLNPPPTRDPAYAPVRPVEMAQAPMNPGGIYQPGVDMRLFEDVKARRVGDLLTVQLVETTDAKKKADTSANRSATTSVKAPMLMGQEAAEILGYNVKTSLESEHDFEGKGDSNQSNALKGVISVTVVEVLPNGNLRVRGEKRVGLNQGNEYIKLSGIVRPADIDTNNTVLSTKVADATMIYNGEGVVADVNRMGWLQRFFTSFLFPF from the coding sequence ATGAAACGCCTGATCCCGCTTTTTCTGGTCGCCACGCAATGGGTCGGCTGCGCCTCGCTCCTGAACCCGCCGCCCACCCGCGACCCGGCCTATGCGCCGGTGCGGCCGGTGGAAATGGCCCAGGCGCCGATGAATCCGGGCGGCATCTACCAGCCCGGTGTGGACATGCGTCTGTTCGAAGACGTCAAAGCCCGCCGGGTCGGCGACCTGTTGACCGTGCAGTTGGTGGAAACCACCGACGCCAAGAAGAAAGCCGACACCAGCGCCAACCGCAGCGCCACCACTTCGGTCAAGGCACCCATGCTGATGGGGCAGGAAGCGGCCGAGATACTCGGATATAACGTAAAAACCAGCCTGGAGTCGGAACACGATTTCGAAGGCAAGGGCGACTCCAATCAGAGCAACGCGCTCAAGGGTGTGATCAGCGTCACGGTCGTCGAGGTCTTGCCCAACGGCAACCTGCGCGTGCGCGGCGAGAAACGGGTGGGACTCAACCAGGGTAACGAATACATCAAGCTGTCGGGCATCGTCCGGCCTGCCGATATCGATACCAATAACACCGTGCTGTCCACCAAGGTGGCCGATGCCACCATGATTTATAACGGCGAAGGCGTGGTCGCGGATGTCAACCGCATGGGCTGGCTGCAGCGCTTCTTCACCAGTTTCCTATTCCCGTTCTGA
- the flgG gene encoding flagellar basal-body rod protein FlgG translates to MTTPSLWVAKTGLDAQQTHMQIISNNLANVNTTGFKKERPMFEDLLYQNVRQVGAQATQNNILPSGLQLGTGVRTVATQKIHTQGNIVQSGNSLDIAINGRGYFQILMPNGDIAYSRDGSFKMDATGQIVTNGGYPLEPAITIPQDASSITIGSDGTVTVTQPGNATPVQVGDIQLADFPNPGGLEPVGENFFRESASSGAPLTGTPGLDSFGKVTQGSLETSNVNVVEELVNMIETQRAYEMNSKAIETADQMLSFATQTL, encoded by the coding sequence ATGACCACACCATCCCTTTGGGTCGCCAAGACCGGCCTGGATGCCCAGCAGACCCACATGCAGATCATTTCCAACAACCTGGCGAACGTCAACACGACGGGTTTCAAGAAAGAGCGCCCGATGTTCGAGGATCTGCTGTACCAGAACGTGCGTCAGGTCGGCGCGCAGGCGACGCAGAACAACATATTGCCCTCGGGCCTGCAGCTAGGCACCGGCGTGCGCACGGTGGCGACCCAGAAGATCCATACCCAGGGCAACATCGTCCAGTCCGGCAATTCCCTCGACATCGCCATCAACGGGCGCGGCTACTTTCAGATTTTGATGCCCAACGGCGATATCGCCTACAGCCGCGATGGTTCATTCAAGATGGACGCGACGGGCCAGATCGTCACCAACGGCGGCTATCCGCTGGAGCCCGCCATCACCATCCCGCAGGATGCCAGCAGCATCACCATAGGCAGCGACGGCACGGTGACCGTGACCCAGCCGGGCAACGCTACCCCTGTCCAGGTCGGCGACATCCAGCTGGCCGATTTTCCCAATCCGGGCGGGCTGGAGCCGGTCGGCGAGAACTTTTTCCGCGAGTCCGCCAGCAGCGGAGCGCCCCTGACAGGCACGCCCGGCCTGGACAGCTTCGGCAAGGTCACCCAGGGCTCGCTGGAAACCTCCAACGTCAACGTGGTGGAAGAGCTGGTCAACATGATCGAAACCCAGCGCGCCTACGAGATGAACTCCAAGGCGATCGAAACCGCCGATCAGATGCTGAGCTTCGCCACCCAGACCCTGTAA